A genomic region of Bradyrhizobium sp. ORS 278 contains the following coding sequences:
- a CDS encoding ABC transporter substrate-binding protein, whose product MSWSKTLAAAAIGLAALLGATSAQAEVKEIRLSKGYGILYLPLIVMEDQKLMEKQAEKAGLGPFKVSWQLLDGGNIINDAMMAGSLDIAGTGAPGFITLWAKAKGIPAVEVVGVSGLSSTSLWMNSNNPEIKSLKDFKPSDKIALPGIKTSLSAVILQMMAAHEFGKENYAKLDPMTVGLPHPEAVAALTSGKTEITAHFTSPPFSYIELKDSKIHRVANSADVLGRLTMDVVFAPKRFVDANPKVVQAFLDALDEACTLIANDKAAAAEIYARTAKVKTTKEEVLEMLQDKDTWFSATPEGVLKIAEFMHGVGSIKVKPASWQDMFVTQLRDRKGS is encoded by the coding sequence ATGTCCTGGAGCAAAACACTCGCCGCTGCCGCTATTGGGCTCGCCGCGCTGCTCGGCGCCACGTCAGCGCAGGCCGAGGTCAAGGAGATCAGGCTCTCCAAGGGCTACGGCATCCTCTATCTGCCGCTGATCGTGATGGAGGATCAGAAGCTGATGGAGAAGCAGGCCGAGAAGGCCGGACTCGGTCCGTTCAAGGTCAGCTGGCAGCTGCTCGACGGCGGCAACATCATCAACGACGCGATGATGGCCGGCTCGCTCGACATCGCCGGCACCGGCGCGCCGGGCTTCATCACCTTGTGGGCCAAGGCCAAGGGCATCCCGGCCGTCGAGGTTGTCGGCGTCAGCGGCCTCTCGTCGACCTCGCTATGGATGAACAGCAACAATCCCGAAATCAAGTCGCTGAAGGATTTCAAGCCGAGCGACAAGATCGCGCTGCCGGGCATCAAGACCTCGCTGTCGGCGGTCATCCTGCAGATGATGGCCGCGCATGAGTTCGGCAAGGAGAACTACGCCAAGCTCGATCCGATGACGGTCGGCCTGCCGCATCCGGAAGCGGTGGCGGCGCTGACCTCGGGCAAGACCGAGATCACGGCGCATTTCACCTCGCCGCCGTTCTCCTACATCGAGCTGAAGGACTCCAAGATCCACCGCGTCGCCAATTCCGCCGACGTGCTCGGACGTCTCACCATGGACGTGGTGTTCGCACCGAAGCGCTTCGTCGACGCCAATCCGAAGGTCGTGCAGGCCTTCCTCGACGCGCTCGACGAGGCCTGCACCCTGATCGCCAACGACAAGGCCGCCGCCGCCGAAATCTACGCCCGCACCGCCAAGGTGAAGACCACCAAGGAGGAGGTGTTGGAGATGCTGCAGGACAAGGACACCTGGTTCTCGGCCACGCCCGAGGGCGTGCTCAAGATCGCCGAGTTCATGCACGGCGTCGGCTCGATCAAGGTCAAGCCGGCGAGCTGGCAGGACATGTTCGTCACCCAGCTCCGCGACCGCAAAGGAAGCTGA
- a CDS encoding cell wall metabolism sensor histidine kinase WalK, translating into MLGRLGFAGRLMAIVLFALIALWAAGVGWLFLSESRQEILSRLFPVPEQISAIVQLIEAAGPAERTLILKAVSSERLHVTLTQERPEASAETMRRPLAEHFFALYLQSLQPRDVIALSPRGRLPRWRDWHLGDYWRNINRSERFAVSLRDHGYVVFETFGATGPRLFGLPPGFGVGLLGALIGMAAVIAIAREARPLRQLSHSLGRFSSDATVAHVKPAGAPEIRKLITAVNDMQTRISELVRGRTLLLGAVSHDLKTYITRLRLRAERLPEPEQRDKAASDLDEMTRLLEDALAVSRGGFAAIQRQPVDLAAMLREIVEDRRQSGAHIKTELGGEALTVLGEPTALRRLFINLIENALRFATRCTVRVLPDRAVVIAIDDDGPGIPPNARNAVFEPFFRLENSRSRSTGGSGLGLAIVKQIADAHGARLDLSTSPEGGLRVRIAFPQAS; encoded by the coding sequence GTGCTCGGGCGTCTCGGCTTCGCCGGCCGGCTGATGGCGATCGTGCTGTTCGCGCTGATCGCGCTATGGGCGGCCGGCGTCGGCTGGCTGTTCCTGAGCGAGTCGCGCCAGGAGATCCTGAGCCGGTTGTTTCCCGTGCCCGAGCAGATCAGCGCCATCGTCCAGCTGATCGAAGCCGCCGGCCCCGCCGAACGCACGCTGATTCTCAAGGCCGTCAGCAGCGAACGCCTTCACGTGACGCTGACCCAGGAACGCCCTGAAGCCTCGGCCGAGACCATGCGCCGGCCGCTCGCCGAGCATTTCTTCGCCCTGTATCTGCAGTCGCTGCAGCCGCGCGACGTGATCGCATTGAGCCCGCGCGGCCGTCTGCCGCGCTGGCGCGACTGGCACCTCGGCGACTATTGGCGCAACATCAACCGTTCCGAGCGGTTCGCCGTGTCCTTGCGCGACCACGGCTACGTCGTGTTCGAAACCTTCGGTGCGACCGGACCGCGGCTGTTCGGGCTGCCGCCGGGCTTCGGCGTCGGCCTGCTCGGCGCGCTGATCGGCATGGCCGCCGTGATCGCGATCGCGCGCGAGGCGCGGCCGCTGCGCCAGCTCAGTCACTCGCTCGGCCGATTCAGCAGCGATGCCACCGTGGCGCATGTGAAGCCGGCGGGCGCGCCGGAAATCCGCAAGCTGATCACGGCCGTGAACGACATGCAGACCCGGATCTCCGAGCTGGTGCGCGGCCGCACCCTGCTGCTCGGCGCCGTCTCGCACGACCTCAAGACCTACATCACCCGGCTGCGGCTGCGCGCCGAGCGCCTGCCCGAGCCGGAGCAGCGCGACAAGGCGGCGAGCGATCTCGACGAGATGACGCGGCTGCTGGAGGATGCATTGGCGGTCTCGCGCGGCGGCTTCGCGGCCATCCAGCGCCAGCCGGTCGATCTCGCCGCGATGCTCAGGGAGATCGTGGAGGACCGGCGGCAGAGCGGCGCGCACATCAAGACCGAGCTCGGCGGCGAAGCGCTGACCGTTCTCGGCGAGCCGACCGCACTGCGGCGCCTGTTCATCAATCTGATCGAGAATGCACTGCGCTTCGCGACGCGCTGCACGGTACGCGTGCTGCCTGACAGGGCCGTCGTGATCGCCATCGACGACGACGGCCCGGGCATTCCGCCGAATGCCCGCAACGCGGTGTTCGAGCCGTTCTTCCGATTGGAGAACTCCCGCAGCCGCAGCACCGGTGGCAGCGGGCTCGGCCTCGCCATCGTCAAGCAGATCGCCGACGCGCATGGTGCGCGCCTCGATCTCTCGACCTCGCCAGAAGGCGGCCTGCGGGTGCGCATCGCGTTTCCGCAGGCCTCCTAG
- a CDS encoding response regulator, with protein MDSRPHLLIIEDDIEIRSLLRDHLAREGFRVDVGDGGAALDRFRNTFGDPDLVVLDIMLPGEDGLSICRRLRAASRVPILMLTAKGDEIDRIVGLEMGADDYLPKPFSPRELVARIRAILRRAEPAPLENRRFLVNATLTVDLDKREIAHAQDGALPLTSAEFELLGCFLVRPNRVLSRDQLMDWTRGRQADPLDRTIDVQVSRLRKKIERDGEEELIKTVRSAGYIFTGSVKEL; from the coding sequence ATGGACAGCCGACCCCACCTCCTGATCATCGAAGACGACATCGAGATCCGCAGCCTGCTGCGCGACCATCTCGCCCGCGAGGGTTTTCGCGTCGATGTCGGCGACGGTGGCGCAGCCCTCGACCGTTTTCGCAACACTTTCGGCGATCCCGACCTCGTTGTGCTCGACATCATGCTGCCCGGCGAGGATGGGTTGTCGATCTGCCGTCGGCTGCGCGCGGCGTCGCGGGTGCCGATCCTGATGCTGACGGCCAAGGGCGACGAGATCGACCGCATCGTCGGGCTCGAGATGGGCGCCGACGACTATCTGCCAAAGCCGTTCAGCCCGCGCGAGCTGGTGGCGCGGATTCGCGCCATCCTGCGCCGTGCCGAGCCGGCGCCGCTGGAGAACCGCCGCTTTCTCGTCAATGCCACGCTCACCGTCGATCTCGACAAGCGCGAGATCGCGCATGCGCAGGACGGGGCGCTGCCGCTGACCAGCGCCGAGTTCGAGCTGCTCGGCTGCTTCCTGGTCAGGCCCAACCGCGTGCTGTCGCGCGATCAGCTGATGGATTGGACGCGCGGCCGGCAGGCCGATCCGCTCGACCGCACCATCGACGTGCAAGTGAGCCGGCTGCGCAAGAAGATCGAGCGCGACGGCGAGGAGGAGCTGATCAAGACGGTGCGCAGCGCCGGCTACATCTTCACCGGCTCGGTCAAGGAGCTGTGA
- a CDS encoding LemA family protein, with amino-acid sequence MRRLLTVLAALMTLSLTNCGYNAIQTNDEQVKAAWSEVVNQYQRRADLVPNLVNSVKGFAQQEKDVLLGVTNARAKVGSVQATPDVVNDPAALQKFQAAQSELTGALSRLLVVTENYPQLKSDQLFRDLMSQLEGTENRITVARNRYIKAVQDYNVGIRTFPNNLTAMAFGYKEKANFTVENEREISVAPKVDFNAPSPAPSK; translated from the coding sequence ATGCGGAGATTGCTGACCGTGCTGGCGGCGCTCATGACCTTGAGCCTGACCAATTGCGGCTACAACGCCATCCAGACCAACGACGAGCAGGTCAAGGCGGCCTGGTCCGAGGTGGTCAACCAGTATCAGCGCCGCGCCGACCTCGTGCCCAATCTGGTCAACAGCGTGAAGGGCTTCGCGCAGCAGGAGAAGGATGTCCTGCTCGGCGTCACCAATGCCCGCGCCAAGGTCGGCAGCGTCCAGGCGACGCCCGACGTGGTCAATGATCCCGCGGCGCTGCAGAAGTTCCAGGCGGCGCAGAGCGAGCTGACCGGCGCGCTGTCGAGACTGCTGGTCGTGACCGAGAACTATCCGCAGCTGAAATCGGATCAATTGTTCCGCGACCTGATGTCCCAGCTCGAAGGCACCGAGAACCGCATCACGGTGGCGCGCAACCGCTACATCAAGGCGGTGCAGGACTACAACGTCGGCATCCGCACCTTCCCGAACAACCTCACCGCGATGGCCTTCGGCTACAAGGAGAAGGCCAACTTCACCGTCGAGAACGAGCGCGAGATCTCGGTCGCGCCGAAGGTCGACTTCAACGCGCCGTCGCCTGCGCCCTCGAAATAA